AAAAGCAATCTCTCTCCTATACATCTTAATTCTATCTACCACCTCTACTATATTTTCCTTTACAACCACTTTCTTACCGTTCATAAGAAGAATTGTAGTATCAGGATTAGCCTCAATACTCTCAATATGACAAGGATTTAAATAATATCCATCTCCATTAAGTTTAGTTACATAAATCATAAACTAAAACAAAATATTAACTTTTAAGTCTTACAAGTTCTTGCAATAACTGATCGGAAGTAGTGATAGTCTTAGCATTAGCCTGAAAACCTCTCTGAGTAACTATCATATCTGTAAATTGTTCAGCAAGATCAACATTAGCCATCTCTAAGACTCCTGCCCTAATAGTACCAAGTCCTGCAAAACCAGTCTCACCCACTCTAGCCTGACCTGAATTGCTTGTCTCAATGAAATTAGTATCACCAGCCTTCTCAAGTCCTCCAGGATTAACAAACGATGCAAGAGCAATCTTTCCAAGATCTCGCCTTATACCATTAGAATAAACTCCTGTTATTACGCCATTCTGATCTATCTCGTAATTTTCCATATATCCCATACCATACCCATCTTGAATAATAGCCTTAGTTGTACTTGCATCAGCAAATTGAGTAATTGAATCAGTATAGCTACCAACATTTCCAAGCCTAAGGTTAATAGTCTGCTGTTCACCATCTTCCCCAACATTAGCATTAGGAACGCCAAAAGTTATAGGAAATTCAAGCAAATCGCCTGGCTGACCTGGCTGACCATTCAAAGAAAGCAATGCTCCTTCATTGTTAAAACCTATCACAAAGTTAGAATTTTCCTCTCCATTAACTAAAACTGTAGCATTCCATGTATTAAAAGCAGTTGCATCCCTTACAACCCTAAGTTCAACAACACTAGTATTCCCAAAATTATCATAAACCGTTTTATTAACAACCCAAGTTCCACTAGCAATATCCGATTCACTAGCACCCTCTTCAATTACAGGCAATCTCTTATCAAGATTACAGGCAAAAGTAATGTGCCCAGTAGCCTTAGCTCCTTCTTTATCTCCAACAGGAATAATCAAATCCTCGACATCAGAAGATGTATTAATAACCTGTTCTCCCCCAAGAGTCCTTGCCATCCAACCCTGAATTCTCATGCCATTTGCAGGATTTACAAGATGACGATCAGAATCAACATCAAATGCACCAGCTCTTGTATAAAAAGAATTACTACCTTCTCTTAAGATAAAAAACCCAGCACCACTAACTCCAAGGTCAGATGCTTTCTGAGTACTCTGAAAAGACCCTTGAGTATGAATAGTATCAACGGTAGCAACACTCATACCAAGTCCAACCTGTTTTGGATTAGTACCACCACGCCCATCAGTAGGACGGGATGCTCCAGAAATACTTTGAGATATCATATCTTGGAAATTAACCCTTCCCTTCTTGAAACCAATAGTATTTACATTTGCAATATTATTACCAACAACATCCATTCTTGTTTGATGATTCTGCAACCCAGAAACACCAGAATATAAAGATCTCATCATATAATTATTCCTCCAATCCTACTGACAAAATATTTTCATAAACGTAATACTTTCCATTAACCATAATCTGTGGAATCACTCCCGTTTTAATATTTGTAACCTTACCCCTAACAACCTCACCATCAGCATGCTTAAATTCAATTATTTTACCTAACAAATCCAAATCTTTATTGATACCAAGAGCAGATGAAAGTTTTTCGAAAGATTTGCTCATATTAGTCATTTGCTCAAGAGTTGAAAATTGTGCCATCTGAGCAATAAACTCTTTATCTTTCATTGGATCTGTAGGATCTTGATACCTAAGCTGAGTAATAAGCAACTTTAAAAAATCATTTCGACCAAGATTAGCTCCCTTAATGCCTCGTTCTACCTGAGAATCAGACACTTCCCTCACTCTGACTACATTAGAAATACTGTCAATTGTATTCAATCTCATTCCTCTCCTACTAAACAATAAAATTAATATTTTTTTCTAAATCACTAGAAATTTCAACATCCTCTTCAAGTTTAAAAATTTTATTCTCATTAAAAGAACCCTCTTGATCCCCGGCATCATCTCTAAAATCACCTGAAAAAAATCCAGTATTCCTACCCGCAAGCGAAAGATCCAAGCTAGTATTAAACCCATTATCATCTAACATTTTACTGATTGAATACATATTTTGCTCAAAAAGAGTTCTGACATTTTGATTATCAACTATTATTTTGCCCAATAAATTATTATTGGAGTCAAGATTTAAATTAATTCGTATGCTACCAAGTTCTCTAGGCTTTAAAATCAACCTAATCTCTCCTGTATCATTCGATTTTAACACAATTTTGACTTTATTCACAATATTATGATTAATCTTCAAGTTCCACTCTGACATTAAATTATCAGCAATATTACCGCTCAAAAATTCTTTAACATATTTTGTATCAACACTAGAAAGATTTCCGCAAAATTCTCTAATTCCATCGAATGCTTCTTTAAAAATATATTTGCCTACGGAGTTCTCGCTATCAACTATCCTCAAGCTAGCGCCTGCGTTAACAAATTCCTTAACATTATCATTTCTCTTAAAATCCTTAACATCAATATTAATAACATTTTTATCCTTATTACCCTTTTCAACATTCGAATCTCCATAAGCAAAACCTAAAGTATTCAAATCTAAAATAGAATTCAAATTTCTAAACAAACTGTTAAGCTCCGATAAAAAATTTTCCATATTTTTCAATATTTCTTTTCTATCCACGACCTCAGAACCCAAAGATAAACTTTCACTCAAAGTACTCAAATTTTCAAAATCAAATAAATTATCCATCCTGTTTATTAAAGATTTCAAATTAGATACAAAATCATTACCTCTAAGTCTTTCAAAAGCGACATCTTCATTTAAAGATACATTTTTAAAACCCTTATTGATAAGACCATTGTTTTTTAAAAACTTCAAAAAATCCACTATTGAACCTCTACTCTTAACCAAATTCTGTTTCTCTGAGGCAATAAGGTTTGAAAACACACCTTTCATATCTTTACCCAAAACATTACCTAAACTTAAAGAGGCTAAATACTTACTTGAATTTATCGAATTAAGATTATTTGGAACAATCTTAATTAAATTACTCATAACTTACTCCAACGAACCAACAGACATCTTTCTCATTAATATAGCAGCCTTCTTAGAATCCATAAGAGACAGCCAATAAGGAACAATAGATGCACGCCCCTCTTTTCTAAAAACATCTTCTACCTTGCGCATATAAGATATTGCAATCTCGTCATTAAGCTCCTCAAGTCTTTTAACAGCATCCTCTGGTGGCATATTCACCAAATATAGAGCAGCTTGTACAAAATTTGCGTCCTCATCTTTATATTTATTAACAATGTCATCAATTACCTTTTGTTTTAAATCTAAATCTTTTTGTTTTTGACTAAGTTCAGCTTCAAGCTTATTTAAATTATCTTCTCTAATCTTTAATTCTTCTCTCAACTTTTCAACTTGTTGGCTCTTAATATCAATAGCTTCTCTTTCCTTTATCATCCTGATCTCATCAAGATTAATACGTATGTACTCAAGAGGTTGAGAACTCTCTCCAAAAAGTAAACTCCTTATGTATAGTGGAAAATAATCTCTAGTCTTATATATTCCAAATAAATCAATCAAAAACAATGAAAGACCTAAGAAAAAAATAATCAAAAATAACCACAAAGATACTCTAAAAGAGAATGACAAAACCCTATTCATCATTAATTCCTAACTTTTTACAAATTTTATAATTTATATATTCATCTAAAAGTAAACTTTCTTTTTTCTCTTTTTTTATAATTATAGTATCATTTAAACCTTTTATTAAGATGTTAATTTTTTTTTCTTCCCTATATTTCTTTAAATAAACATCATAATACTTCTTATATTCATATTTCAATTTTGAAATATTTTTTAATTCTTCCTTTTTTTTACTATTTAAATAATCTAAATAATATCCCCTCAAAAGAGTGTCCTCATCGCTCAGTTTCTTCACCCGCTCAGGAATCTTCCCCACAAACTCTGTTATTTCTGAAATTTGATTATTTATATTCATTAATTCAATTTCGCTAAACCTCTTATCATAAGTTTTAATACTTAATATTTTCTCAAATTTCTTCTTCTTAAGATTTAAATCATTCAAGCCAATATTTCTCTTATTGCATTATCTAGATTTTCAAAATCAAATTCTTCTTGCATCCCTTGGGATACAAAATCAATAATCTTTGGGTATTTTAAAATTGCCAAATCAACTTCCTTATTAGAACCTTTAATATAAATTCCTGTTCTAATCAAATCCTCATAACTTTTATAAATTGACAACAAATTCCTAATTCTAGTTATCAATTTCTGTTTCTCAAAATTTACTACCCTATGGAGAGATCTTGAGGTCGAACTTAAGATATTTATCGAAGGATAGATTCCTCTATCAGATAAATCCCTATCTAAAATAATGTGTCCATCCAAAATAGCCTTCATATTATCAGCTATTGGCTCTGTAAAGTCATCACCCTCAA
The sequence above is drawn from the Candidatus Borreliella tachyglossi genome and encodes:
- a CDS encoding periplasmic-type flagellar collar protein FlbB — protein: MNRVLSFSFRVSLWLFLIIFFLGLSLFLIDLFGIYKTRDYFPLYIRSLLFGESSQPLEYIRINLDEIRMIKEREAIDIKSQQVEKLREELKIREDNLNKLEAELSQKQKDLDLKQKVIDDIVNKYKDEDANFVQAALYLVNMPPEDAVKRLEELNDEIAISYMRKVEDVFRKEGRASIVPYWLSLMDSKKAAILMRKMSVGSLE
- a CDS encoding flagellar FlbD family protein, which codes for MIYVTKLNGDGYYLNPCHIESIEANPDTTILLMNGKKVVVKENIVEVVDRIKMYRREIAFLDKITQENKGAGL
- the flgE gene encoding flagellar hook protein FlgE, giving the protein MMRSLYSGVSGLQNHQTRMDVVGNNIANVNTIGFKKGRVNFQDMISQSISGASRPTDGRGGTNPKQVGLGMSVATVDTIHTQGSFQSTQKASDLGVSGAGFFILREGSNSFYTRAGAFDVDSDRHLVNPANGMRIQGWMARTLGGEQVINTSSDVEDLIIPVGDKEGAKATGHITFACNLDKRLPVIEEGASESDIASGTWVVNKTVYDNFGNTSVVELRVVRDATAFNTWNATVLVNGEENSNFVIGFNNEGALLSLNGQPGQPGDLLEFPITFGVPNANVGEDGEQQTINLRLGNVGSYTDSITQFADASTTKAIIQDGYGMGYMENYEIDQNGVITGVYSNGIRRDLGKIALASFVNPGGLEKAGDTNFIETSNSGQARVGETGFAGLGTIRAGVLEMANVDLAEQFTDMIVTQRGFQANAKTITTSDQLLQELVRLKS
- a CDS encoding flagellar hook-length control protein FliK, yielding MSNLIKIVPNNLNSINSSKYLASLSLGNVLGKDMKGVFSNLIASEKQNLVKSRGSIVDFLKFLKNNGLINKGFKNVSLNEDVAFERLRGNDFVSNLKSLINRMDNLFDFENLSTLSESLSLGSEVVDRKEILKNMENFLSELNSLFRNLNSILDLNTLGFAYGDSNVEKGNKDKNVINIDVKDFKRNDNVKEFVNAGASLRIVDSENSVGKYIFKEAFDGIREFCGNLSSVDTKYVKEFLSGNIADNLMSEWNLKINHNIVNKVKIVLKSNDTGEIRLILKPRELGSIRINLNLDSNNNLLGKIIVDNQNVRTLFEQNMYSISKMLDDNGFNTSLDLSLAGRNTGFFSGDFRDDAGDQEGSFNENKIFKLEEDVEISSDLEKNINFIV
- a CDS encoding flagellar protein FlbA yields the protein MNDLNLKKKKFEKILSIKTYDKRFSEIELMNINNQISEITEFVGKIPERVKKLSDEDTLLRGYYLDYLNSKKKEELKNISKLKYEYKKYYDVYLKKYREEKKINILIKGLNDTIIIKKEKKESLLLDEYINYKICKKLGINDE
- the flgD gene encoding flagellar hook assembly protein FlgD, whose protein sequence is MNTIDSISNVVRVREVSDSQVERGIKGANLGRNDFLKLLITQLRYQDPTDPMKDKEFIAQMAQFSTLEQMTNMSKSFEKLSSALGINKDLDLLGKIIEFKHADGEVVRGKVTNIKTGVIPQIMVNGKYYVYENILSVGLEE